The region CGGAAGGTGCCCTGCTCGACCAGAAGGTTGGTCAGGCGCGTCCACTCGGCCTCCGAGCCGTCGCACCATTCGACGCGGTCCGGCTGGGTCAGCTCCGCGATCCGGCTCACCCAGGCGGCCAGATCGCTGTGAGTGGTGGGCGTCGGTGCATCTACTGAAATGGACACGGGGGCGGCTCCTTAATCTCTCAGGGCCTGAGCGTCATTCGCGGCGAACGGCTCCCGAAGCCAATTGGAGTAGACCATCGCGTTTCCACTCCCGCTTAATTCGGTGCCATTCTCCAGCACGGTCCCCGACGGTATCCGCCCAGGCAGGGACCGTGATGTTGTGCGACCTTACCCACTCGGGGCCCTGTCGAAAAAACGTCTTTCCCCTCCTTACCCGCCTCACCGGCGTTACACATTGGTATAGACCGATCGCAATGGTTTAGACCTCTGCGCGAATTGGTTCAGTCCAATCCGCCGGGGCCCTCCGCCCGGACGCGGTCGACGTGCTGGAGGGCATCGCGCAGGTCAGCGAGCCAGTTGTCGGTGTGCTTCCCGACCAGCCGGACGCACCAGGCCAGCGCGTCGCTGCGGCTGCGCGCCACACCCGCGGCGACCAGGGTGTCGAGCACCTGCCGCTCCGGCTGGCGCAGGCGGGTCATGACGGGCACGGAAAGAGTGGTGAACATCACTGTCTCACCCCCGGTGACGGCCCCCCAGGACACCTTGCGCCGGAAGCGGTGCTCGGCCTCGCGGGCGATCTCGATCCGGCGCTCGCGGGTCTCCTCGCGGAACCGCTCGACGTATCCCTCGACGGCCGCGGCCCGTTCGAGGTCGGGCAGCCCCTCGGCCACCGACAACGGCGGCAGCGTCCCGAGGACGGTGATCTCCTCGCGGTCCACGACCACCTCCGGCCGGCCGGCGAACCACGTCTCCGGCAGGCGGCCGGCGAACCACGCCTTCAGCTCTTCTTCTGCATTCATGTAATCAAAATTACACCGCTTCCGCTCTTCATGGCGAGATCGTGTCGCCGGTCTTCCGGCGAGCATCCCGGTCCGGATGAACGGCAGAATCGAGGCATGAGCTCACCGCGGCGCGCCGACCGGCAGGACGCCCCCTCCGTCCGCGCCACCTTCTTCCGCTACTTCCCCGCCAAGGAGGACGTGGTCGTACGGGACGACCACGACCGGATCCTCCTGGAGGCGATCGAGGCCCAGCCGCCGGACCTGCCCCCGCTGACCACCCTGCGCGCCGCGTTCCGCTCGGCCTTCGAGGCGATGGATCCGGAGAACGGCGCGACGCCGCTCCCGGCCCTGGTCGACGAGGCCCTCGGGCTCCTCGAAGCCGGCCTGCCGACGTAGGGCGCCCGTGGGGTCAGCGGACCCGGGCGGAGACCTGGGGGCTGACCCGGACGACCCCGGCGAGGTTCTTCGTGTAGACGTTCGCGATCCTCACGACGTCGCCGGTGTGCGGGGCGTGCAGCATCTTCCCGTTGCCCCAGTAGATGGCGACGTGCGAGATGTAGCCGGGGTTGGTCGGGTCGTTGCGCCAGAACAGCAGGTCGCCCGGCTGCGCCTGCGACAGCGGCACCTGCGGCCCGGTGACCCACTGCTGGTACGTCACCCGCGGCATCTTCACGCCCGCCTGCGCGTACGCCCACTGCACGAGCCCGGAGCAGTCGAAGCTGTCCGGTCCCTCGGCGCCCCAGACGTACGGCCGGCCGAGCTTGCCGACGGCCGCCTCCAGCGCCACCTTGAGCTGGTCGGCGGACATGAACGCGGTCGACGGCCACACGGTGCGCCCCTTGGGCGTGACCACCACCGGGTTGATCGTGGCGACCTGGCTGCCCTTGGGCAGGATCTTCAGCAGGCTCCGGCGGAGCCCGGCCGAGTCGACCTTCGGCGCGCTCACGACGAGGGCGTTGCCGTCCGGGACGCCGAGCGCCGCCGCCGTGTCCTTCGAGACGATCGCGGCGATCGAGCCCATGCCGACCGTGGCGTACGCGCCGATGCGCAGGCGCCTGCCGCCGCCCTCGACGACGGACCCGAGCTTGACGCCGCCGTCGTGGCCGAGCTCGAAGGAGACCGCCATGTCCCCGGCCGCGATGTTGCGCCACAGCCCGTCGGTGCCGGCCGTCACCTTCGGCGTGTACGCGCGGAACGTCGACGGGTCGACGCCCATCGTCTGCACGCGCTTGCCGTCCACGGTCACGTCGGCCGCGCCGGTCACCTCGGCGTCCGCCACGCCCTTGACCCGGCGCACCTTCTCGACCAGTTCGGCGGGCAGCGGCCGCTCGGCCACCACGAACAGGTGCGGGCGGATCAGGCGCTCCAGCGGCGCCACCTGCGCGGCCGCCGGGCTCTCCGGCGATCCCGCGGCCGGGCCCGCCGCCGGGTCGGGGGCCGTTCCGGGTGCCGTCGCGGCGCGGTCCTGCCGCGCCGCCGCCACGTAACCGTGGCCCGCACGCCGCTGGGAGACCGCCGCGGTCACATCGGGGTTCGCCGCGTCCGACGTGAGCTCGCCGAGCGCGAGGACGTCGGCCGCCAGCACGCACGCGAGCAGCACGGCGATGAAGGGGACCGTCCTGCGCAACCCGGCGCCCCGCCGCGCGTGGCCCCGCCGGGGAAGGCGCGGCCGGTACGCGAGGTCCTGACGCGCCTCGAACACGACTGTGGCGAGTTTCCTGCGGACACGGGTGGATAAGCGCGCTCGGCGTTCGAGCACGATCTCCCCCCTCCGCAGTGAATGCTTCGTTCCACGACGAGACTGCCGTACGGCCGGGAATACCGCAATCGATTGCAGAATTCCCGGCCGGGGCGAAAAGGGACAAGACCTGTGGGCCACGGCCCCTGGATGCCGACTAGTTGCCGACGTACGGCACGGCCTCGAGGATCTCGACGCTGTTCTGCCTGCCGTTGGGCATCGTGTAGGTCGCCTGCTCGCCGATCTTCTTGCCGTTGATCGCGGACCCGAGGGGAGAGTTCGGCGAGTAGACGTCGATCGGAGCGCCGCTCTCCTCGCGGGAGGCCAGCAGGAAGGTGACCTCCTCGTCGTCGCCGTCGAAGCGGACCGTCACGGTCATGCCGGGTCCGACGATGCCTTCGGCGCGGGGAGCCTCACCGACCTTGGCGCTGTCCAGGATCTGCCGGAGGTGGAAGATGCGGGCCTCCATCTTGCCCTGCTCGTCCTTGGCGGCGTGGTAGCCACCGTTCTCCTTGAGGTCACCCTCTTCCCGGGCGGCTTCGATCTTCTTGGCGATGTCCGTGCGACCCGGGCCCGAAAGGTACTCGAACTCCTCCTTGAGGCGGTCGTACGCCTCTTGCGTCAGCCAGGTGACGTTGTCGTTCTGGGAGACGGCCACGGGCTCTCCTTGTTTCCGTAAGTGACTCGAAAGGCTAACGAGTTAACGCCTTCGAACGCTTCCCCAAAGATTCCACTATACGAGATCGCAGTAGTCGACATGTACCGCCGTGGCCTGCGCGCTTGTTCTCACCCGCTCGGTGAACTCGAGGTCCGACCGGCCCCGCGGGACGTCCACCTCGCGGCTGCCGACCTCCAGATGCCTGGTGTCGAGTGCCTGGATCCGGCACGTCGCCGCCCGGCCGGCGGGCTTGTGCACGGTGAACGTTATTACGGCGGAGTCCGGAGCGCTCGCGTCGAAGGTGATCACCTGGGCGCTGACGACCGGGTTCCCGTTCGCGCGGAGCATCACGTAACCCCAGCCGCCCGCGATCAGCGCCACGACCAGCGCCATCACGACGTACGGCACCAGCCGGCCGGGCCGCGCCGGGCGCGGCGCGAACTCGTCCGGCGTGCCGAGCACCGGGCGTGTCCCCCCGCCGCCGGCCTCATCGGTGGGCATCGCGGAATCTCCCTGAGGATTGTCGGTGTTGTGCGAGACGATCGTCCGCACAGGGGACCGTGCCGGCGCGGGCCATGCCGGTCCGGTACGCACGGTCACTTAGAAGCTAACCTCTTTGACAGCCAGAGGACACCATGAGGAGAGCCGTGAGCGCACCGTTGAGGCTGATGGCCGTGCACGCGCACCCCGACGACGAGTCGAGCAAGGGTGCCGCCACGATGGCCCGCTACGTCGCGGAGGGCGCGGAGGTCCTCGTCGTCACCTGTACGGGCGGTGAACGCGGCTCGATCCTCAATCCCAAGATGGACCGGCCCGACATCCTCGAGAACATGGGCGAGGTGCGCCAGCAGGAGATGGAGAAGGCCCGCGAGATCCTCGGCGTGCGGCAGCGCTTCCTCGGGTTCGTCGACTCCGGGCTGCCGGAGGACGAGAACGAGCCGCTGCCGGAGGGCTGCTTCGCGCTCCAGTCGCTGGAGGCGGCCTCCGCGCCGCTCGTCGCCGCCGTGCGGGAGTTCCGGCCGCACGTGATCCTCACGTACGACGACAACGGCGGCTACCCGCACCCGGACCACATCAAGACCAACCGGGTGTCGGTCGAGGCGTTCGAGGCGGCGGGCGACCCCGACCGCTACCCGGGCACCGGCGAGCCGTGGCAGCCGCTGAAGCTCTACTACCACATGGGCTTCACCAGGGAGCGGTTCGAGGCGCTGCACAACGCGATGACCGAGCGCGGCATCGGCTCGCCGTACGCCGACTGGATCGCCCGCTGGGAGGACCGCCCGGAGAAGTGGGAGGTCACGACCAGGGTGCCGTGCGCGGACTACTTCGAGCTCCGCGATCTCGCCCTGCTCGCGCACGCCACCCAGGTCGACCCCGACGGCTTCTGGTTCGTCTGCCCGAGGGATCTCCAGGAGGAGATCTGGCCGACCGAGGACTACCACCTCGCGCGGTCGCTGGTGGACACCACGCTGCCGGAGGACGACCTGTTCACGGGGATCCACGCGGAGGCCGCCCCTGCCCGCTCGTAAGCTGGACGGGTGGACGCAAACAGTTACGGGCCGGGTCTCCTGGGCTTCCTCGTCGTCGCCGCGATCGGCGTCGCCCTGTTCCTCCTGCTGAAGAACATGAACAAGCAGATGAAGAAGATCCAGGTGCCGGACGACCGCCGGGAGGACGAACGGCCCGGGAACGGACCGGACGCGTGAGCGCGGCCGTCGAGGTCGTCGCCGACCCGGCCGCTTCGCGCTACGAGATCCTGGTCGACGGGGTGGTCGCCGGGTTCGCGCAGTACCGGATGCGGGACGGGGCGATGGTCTTCACGCACACCGAGGTGCGCGGCGAGTACGAGGGCCGGGGGCTGGGCGGCCACCTGGTGGGCGCCGCCCTCGACGGCGCGCGTACGGCAGGGCTGAGCGTGGTGCCCCTGTGCTCGTTCGTGGCCTGGTTCATCCAGCGGCACCCTGAGTACCGCGACCTGGTGGACGCCGCCGGGTGAGCCGTCCGTCTCCGTCAGTCGGGCAGGGCGGGGCCGGAGGACCAGGCGCGCTCCAGCGCCTTGGGCAGGCCCCACCAGCCGAGCGGGGTCAGCACCTCCGCCCGGTCCACGATGCCGAGATGCGCCCACAGCGGGGTGACCGCCGTGAACAGCATCTCCGTCGCCTCCAGGTCCTCCGGCTCGTCCGGGTCGACGTCGACGTCCTCGGAGTCGGCGATGAACCGGGCGATCCGCTCGGGTGAGGCGAGCACGCCGGGGCCGTACCGGACGAGGGTGATCACCGAGGCGAGCCAGTCGGCGTGGTGGATGGCGCACAGCGAGGCCAGTATCGAGTCCTCGTGACTGAGATCGCCCTCCATGTCGAAGAACCGGGCGGCGTCCTCCTCGTCCGGGAGGTCGGAGATCGGCGCGGCGATCCCGGCGGCGACCGTGAGCCACAGGTCCTCGTCCCGTTCCGGCAGGTCGCCCTCCTCCAGGCCGGCGCACGCGCGCAGCACGTTGCCGGGATAGCCGGGCCGGCCCAGCGTGACGCGCAGCCGCCGGGCGGCCATGCGGAGGTCGGCCTCGGGGAAGGGCGGCTCGGGCAGGTCGTCGAGCACCCGCCGCAACTCGCTCAGCGCGAAGGCCTCCTCCTCGTCCCAGGCGGCGTACAGCTCCTTGTCCTGCTCGTCGTTGACCACGACGTTGGGCACCCGGCCGTCGGGAAGCGGCGTACCGAGCCAGTTTTCCTGGAGTTCCTCGTAGGCGTGGCGAGCCCCGGGGTCTCCGGCGGCCAGCGCGTCCGCGTCGATCTCCCCGGCCGCCAGCCGCTCCTCCAGGAACTCGACCAGCCGCTCGTACATCTCGGTGGCCACCGGGCCGCGCTCGCTCTCCTCGGGCCACAGGAAGTAGCTGCGGGTGAGCATGATCGGCTCGGTGCCGCTGGACTCCAGCCAGCGCTGCACGTCGCCCACCGTGGCGACGCCCGACTCGATGCTGGTCAGCACCGCCTTCGCGGACTCCCAGAACGTGACCGACAGCGGATTGCCCGCGGCGAGCAACTGCCGCCGCAGGTCGGGAAGGGCGACCAGAGCCTGCCCGGAGGGCACAGCCAGCAGCACCCGGGCGACGTCCCGCCGCGTCATGACGGCCGCCGGGCGCCCCGAGTGCCTGACCGCGAAGTCCAGATCCAAGCCCACGTCCTGTGAGCCTACGCCCGGACGCGCCCGAACACATCCCCACGTTCTCCCCGCGCGTTCTCCAGGGTCCCTTCCGCCGAACCCGGCCACCGCCCCGGAGTCCGCCCGCCGGGCCCAGTTCTTCGCGGAGTCGCTGGAAGCTCAGCAGGGGCCGGGACTCGACGCCGTGCTCACGGCCTGGTGGGGGCGAGCGATGCTCGACACCGATCCCCAGCGTGACCGCGTAGTGCTTTTCTGAGCGTGTGAGAGGCTGGCGATATGAACCGGCTGGGCGGCGAGACCTCTCCTTACCTCCTGCAGCACGTGGACAACCCGGTGGACTGGTTTCCGTGGGGCGAGGAGGCGTTCGCGGAGGCGCGCAGGCGCGACGTCCCCCTGCTGATCAGCGTCGGCTACTCGGCGTGTCACTGGTGTCATGTCATGGCGCACGAGTCATTCGAGGACGAGCCCACCGCGCGGCAGATGAACGACCTGTTCGTCAACGTGAAGGTCGACCGCGAGGAACGCCCCGACGTGGACGCCGTCTACATGGGCGCGGTCCAGGCGATGACCGGGCAGGGCGGCTGGCCGATGACGGTGTTCGCCACGCCGGAGGGGCATCCGTTCTACGCCGGGACCTACTTTCCCCGGCCGCACCTCCACCGGCTGCTGCAGGCCGTCTCGGAGGCCTGGCGGCAGGACCGGGAGGGTGTGCTGACCCAGGGCGCGAAGGTGGTGGAGGCACTCGGCGAGCAGACCGGGGTGCCGTCGGGCCCGCTGCCGGACGCCGGCACGCTCGCCCTCGCCGTACGGAACCTCGCGGAGGGCTTCGACGAACGGCGGGGCGGCTTCGGCGGGGCGCCGAAGTTCCCGCCGTCCATGGTCCTTGAGTTCCTGCTGCGGCACGGCACGCCCGAGGCGGTCTCCATGGCCGAGGCGACCATGGAGGCCATGGCCAGGGGCGGCCTGTACGACCAGCTCGGCGGCGGCTTCGCCCGCTACTCCGTCGACGCCGACTGGGTGGTGCCGCACTTCGAGAAGATGCTGTACGACAACGCGCTGCTGCTGCGGGTCTACGCCCACTGGTGGCGTGCGACGGGCTCGGTCCTCGCCCGGCGGGTGGCCCTGGAGACCGCCGAGTGGCTGCTGCGGGAGATGCGGACCCCGGAGGGCGGCTTCGCCTCGGCCCTCGACGCCGACAGCGAGGGGGCGGACGGCGCCCACGGCGAGGGCCTGTTCTACGTCTGGACGCCGGAGCAGCTTCGCGAGGTCCTCGGAGAGGACGACGGCGCCTGGGCGGCCTCGGTGTTCGAGGTCACGGGCACGTTCGAGCACGGCACGTCGGTGCTCCAGCTTCTGGCGGACCCCGATGATCCGGAGCGGTTCGACCGGATCCGTACGTCCCTGCGCGCCGCCCGGGAACGGCGCCCGCGGCCGGGCCGGGACGACAAGATCGTGGCCTCGTGGAACGGGCTGGTGATCGCCGCCCTCGCCGAGGCGGGCGCGCTGTTCGAGCGGCCCGTGGTGGTGGACGCCGCGCGGGAGGCGGCCGTGCTGCTCGACGACCTGCACACGGTGAGCCGCGGCCCGGCCCGGCTGCTGCGCACCTCACGCGACGGCCGGGCGGGCACCAACGCCGGCATGCTGGAGGACTACGCGAACGCGGCGGAAGGCTTCATCGCCCTCTACGGCGTCACCGGCGAGAGCCGCTGGTTCCACCGGGCGGGCGACCTGCTGGAGACCATCCTCACCCGGTTCCCCGACGGCTCCGGGGGGTTCTACGACGCCCCGGACGACGGCGAGCGGCTGTTCCAGCGGCCCGCGGACCCCACCGACAACGCCACGCCGTCCGGGCGGTTCGCGGCGGCGGGCGCGCTGCTGTCGTACGCCGCGCTGACCGGTTCGGCCCGGCACCGGGAGGCGGCCGAGGCCGCGCTCGGCGCGGTCTCCACGCTGGCCGGGCGGTACGCCCGCTTCGCGGGATGGGGCCTCGCGGTGGCGGAGGCGGCCCTGCGCGGGCCCGCCGAGGTGGCGATCGTCGGCCCGCCCGGCGATGCCCGCACCCGCGCGTTGCACCGGGCGGCCCTGCTGTCCGGCGCGCCAGGCCTGGTGGTCGCGCTCGGCGACGGATCCGCCGGCAACGGATCGGCAGGCGCCGGAT is a window of Microbispora sp. NBC_01189 DNA encoding:
- a CDS encoding C40 family peptidase — translated: MLERRARLSTRVRRKLATVVFEARQDLAYRPRLPRRGHARRGAGLRRTVPFIAVLLACVLAADVLALGELTSDAANPDVTAAVSQRRAGHGYVAAARQDRAATAPGTAPDPAAGPAAGSPESPAAAQVAPLERLIRPHLFVVAERPLPAELVEKVRRVKGVADAEVTGAADVTVDGKRVQTMGVDPSTFRAYTPKVTAGTDGLWRNIAAGDMAVSFELGHDGGVKLGSVVEGGGRRLRIGAYATVGMGSIAAIVSKDTAAALGVPDGNALVVSAPKVDSAGLRRSLLKILPKGSQVATINPVVVTPKGRTVWPSTAFMSADQLKVALEAAVGKLGRPYVWGAEGPDSFDCSGLVQWAYAQAGVKMPRVTYQQWVTGPQVPLSQAQPGDLLFWRNDPTNPGYISHVAIYWGNGKMLHAPHTGDVVRIANVYTKNLAGVVRVSPQVSARVR
- the greA gene encoding transcription elongation factor GreA codes for the protein MAVSQNDNVTWLTQEAYDRLKEEFEYLSGPGRTDIAKKIEAAREEGDLKENGGYHAAKDEQGKMEARIFHLRQILDSAKVGEAPRAEGIVGPGMTVTVRFDGDDEEVTFLLASREESGAPIDVYSPNSPLGSAINGKKIGEQATYTMPNGRQNSVEILEAVPYVGN
- a CDS encoding thioredoxin domain-containing protein, whose amino-acid sequence is MNRLGGETSPYLLQHVDNPVDWFPWGEEAFAEARRRDVPLLISVGYSACHWCHVMAHESFEDEPTARQMNDLFVNVKVDREERPDVDAVYMGAVQAMTGQGGWPMTVFATPEGHPFYAGTYFPRPHLHRLLQAVSEAWRQDREGVLTQGAKVVEALGEQTGVPSGPLPDAGTLALAVRNLAEGFDERRGGFGGAPKFPPSMVLEFLLRHGTPEAVSMAEATMEAMARGGLYDQLGGGFARYSVDADWVVPHFEKMLYDNALLLRVYAHWWRATGSVLARRVALETAEWLLREMRTPEGGFASALDADSEGADGAHGEGLFYVWTPEQLREVLGEDDGAWAASVFEVTGTFEHGTSVLQLLADPDDPERFDRIRTSLRAARERRPRPGRDDKIVASWNGLVIAALAEAGALFERPVVVDAAREAAVLLDDLHTVSRGPARLLRTSRDGRAGTNAGMLEDYANAAEGFIALYGVTGESRWFHRAGDLLETILTRFPDGSGGFYDAPDDGERLFQRPADPTDNATPSGRFAAAGALLSYAALTGSARHREAAEAALGAVSTLAGRYARFAGWGLAVAEAALRGPAEVAIVGPPGDARTRALHRAALLSGAPGLVVALGDGSAGNGSAGAGSGDAGSGDAGSVDVPLLEGRGMIGGSPAAYVCRRFTCRAPVTTPAELRAELAN
- the mca gene encoding mycothiol conjugate amidase Mca, encoding MSAPLRLMAVHAHPDDESSKGAATMARYVAEGAEVLVVTCTGGERGSILNPKMDRPDILENMGEVRQQEMEKAREILGVRQRFLGFVDSGLPEDENEPLPEGCFALQSLEAASAPLVAAVREFRPHVILTYDDNGGYPHPDHIKTNRVSVEAFEAAGDPDRYPGTGEPWQPLKLYYHMGFTRERFEALHNAMTERGIGSPYADWIARWEDRPEKWEVTTRVPCADYFELRDLALLAHATQVDPDGFWFVCPRDLQEEIWPTEDYHLARSLVDTTLPEDDLFTGIHAEAAPARS
- a CDS encoding GNAT family N-acetyltransferase; translation: MSAAVEVVADPAASRYEILVDGVVAGFAQYRMRDGAMVFTHTEVRGEYEGRGLGGHLVGAALDGARTAGLSVVPLCSFVAWFIQRHPEYRDLVDAAG
- a CDS encoding DUF4307 domain-containing protein — its product is MPTDEAGGGGTRPVLGTPDEFAPRPARPGRLVPYVVMALVVALIAGGWGYVMLRANGNPVVSAQVITFDASAPDSAVITFTVHKPAGRAATCRIQALDTRHLEVGSREVDVPRGRSDLEFTERVRTSAQATAVHVDYCDLV